Proteins encoded within one genomic window of Suricata suricatta isolate VVHF042 chromosome 17, meerkat_22Aug2017_6uvM2_HiC, whole genome shotgun sequence:
- the DHX58 gene encoding probable ATP-dependent RNA helicase DHX58 isoform X2 has translation MELRPYQWEVIMPALEGKNIIIWLPTGAGKTRAAAYVAKRHLETVDGAKVVVLVNRVHLVTQHSEEFSRMLDKRWAIITLSGDMGPRAGFGHLARSHDLLICTAELLQMALTSPEEEEHVELNAFSLLVVDECHHTHKDTVYNIILSRYLQHKLQRTRPLPQILGLTASPGTGGASTLDKAIDHILQLCANLDTWRIMSPQDYRPQLQEHSPQPCKQYNLCHRRSQDPFGEMLKDLMDRIHSRLGMPELSRDFGKQTYEQQVVELSQEDYKNKLADLADWSPENPKLETLEQILREQRWSSDGPRGIIFTQTRQSAHSLLLWLQQQPSLQTLDIRADLVIGAGNSSQNTHMTQKDQQEVIRKFRIGILNLLVATSVVEEGLDIPHCNVVVRYGLLTNEISMVQARGRARAGQSVYSFVATQGSRELRRELTNEVLERLMEQAVTAVQKMDEAEYQAKIRDLQRAALVKRAVQAAQRENRQQQFLAEQVQLLCVNCMVAVGYGSDLRKVEGAHHVNVNPNFSIYYNVSRVPVVIDRTFKDWKPGGAIHCRNCGEPWGLQMIYKSLKLPALKVRSMLLETPQGRVQAKKWSRVPFLVHDFDYLQHCTQNLTDLSLD, from the exons ATGGAGCTGCGACCCTACCAGTGGGAGGTGATCATGCCTGCCCTGGAGGGCAAGAATATTATCATATGGCTGCCCACGGGGGCTGGGAAGACCCGGGCAGCCGCTTATGTGGCCAAGAGGCATCTGGAGACCGTGGATGGAGCCAAAGTGGTTGTGCTGGTCAACAGG gtgCACCTGGTGACCCAGCATTCCGAGGAGTTCAGCCGCATGCTGGACAAACGCTGGGCTATTATAACTCTGAGTGGGGACATGGGGCCACGAGCTGGCTTTGGCCACCTGGCCCGGAGCCATGACCTGCTCATCTGCACGGCCGAGCTGCTACAGATGGCGCTGACCAGCCCTGAGGAGGAGGAGCACGTGGAGCTCAACG ccTTCTCCCTGCTGGTGGTGGATGAGTGTCACCACACTCACAAAGACACCGTCTACAACATCATCCTGAGCCGGTATCTGCAGCACAAACTCCAGAGGACACGGCCCCTGCCCCAGATCCTGGGTCTCACAGCCTCCCCAGGCACTGGCGGGGCCTCCACACTCGACAAGGCCATTGACCACATCCTGCAG CTCTGTGCCAACCTGGACACATGGCGCATCATGTCACCCCAGGACTACCGCCCTCAGCTACAGGAGCACAGCCCTCAGCCCTGCAAACAGTACAACCTCTGCCACAGGCGCAGCCAG GACCCTTTTGGGGAAATGCTGAAGGACCTCATGGACCGAATCCACAGCCGCCTTGGGATGCCCGAGTTGAGCCGGGACTTTGGGAAGCAGACTTACGAGCAGCAGGTGGTGGAGCTGAGCCAGGAAG ACTACAAGAATAAGCTGGCCGACCTGGCAGACTGGAGCCCAGAGAACCCCAAACTGGAGACGCTAGAACAGATCCTGAGAGAGCAGCGCTGGAGCTCCGATGGCCCCCGGGGCATCATCTTCACCCAAACCCGCCAGAGCGCTCACTCCCTCCTGCTGTGGCTTCAGCAGCAACCCAGCCTGCAGACACTGGACATCAGGGCTGACCTGGTGATTGGGGCTGGCAACAGCAGCCAGAACACCCATATGACCCAG AAAGACCAGCAAGAAGTGATCCGGAAGTTTCGGATTGGCATCCTGAACCTCCTGGTGGCTACCAGCGTGGTGGAAGAAGGGCTGGACATCCCCCACTGCAACGTGGTGGTGCGCTATGGGCTGCTCACCAATGAGATCTCCATGGTCCAG gcCAGGGGCCGCGCCAGGGCTGGTCAGAGTGTGTACTCGTTTGTGGCCACTCAAGGCAGTCGTGAGCTGCGGCGGGAGCTGACCAACGAGGTGCTGGAGAGGTTGATGGAGCAGGCCGTGACTGCCGTGCAGAAGATGGACGAGGCCGAGTACCAGGCCAAG ATCCGGGATCTGCAGCGGGCAGCCCTGGTCAAGCGGGCCGTGCAGGCAGCCCAGCGGGAGAACCGGCAGCAGCAGTTCCTGGCTGAGCAGGTGCAGCTTCTCTGCGTCAACTGCATGGTGGCCGTGGGCTATGGGAGTGACCTGCGGAAGGTGGAGGGCGCCCACCATGTCAACGTGAACCCCAACTTCTC gaTCTACTACAATGTCTCCCGGGTGCCTGTGGTCATTGACCGAACCTTCAAGGACTGGAAGCCTGGGGGTGCCATTCACTGCAGGAACTGTGGGGAG CCCTGGGGTCTGCAGATGATCTACAAGTCATTGAAGCTGCCAGCGCTCAAAGTTCGCAGCATGCTTTTAGAGACACCCCAAGGGAGAGTCCAGGCCAAGAAGTGGTCCCGCGTGCCCTTCCTCGTGCATGACTTCGACTACCTGCAGCACTGTACCCAGAACCTGACCGACCTGTCCCTGGATTGA
- the DHX58 gene encoding probable ATP-dependent RNA helicase DHX58 isoform X1, with translation MELRPYQWEVIMPALEGKNIIIWLPTGAGKTRAAAYVAKRHLETVDGAKVVVLVNRVHLVTQHSEEFSRMLDKRWAIITLSGDMGPRAGFGHLARSHDLLICTAELLQMALTSPEEEEHVELNAFSLLVVDECHHTHKDTVYNIILSRYLQHKLQRTRPLPQILGLTASPGTGGASTLDKAIDHILQLCANLDTWRIMSPQDYRPQLQEHSPQPCKQYNLCHRRSQDPFGEMLKDLMDRIHSRLGMPELSRDFGKQTYEQQVVELSQEAAKAGLLERRVYALHLRRYNDALLIHDTVRAVDALASLREFYDRERATKTQVLQAERWLLTLFNDYKNKLADLADWSPENPKLETLEQILREQRWSSDGPRGIIFTQTRQSAHSLLLWLQQQPSLQTLDIRADLVIGAGNSSQNTHMTQKDQQEVIRKFRIGILNLLVATSVVEEGLDIPHCNVVVRYGLLTNEISMVQARGRARAGQSVYSFVATQGSRELRRELTNEVLERLMEQAVTAVQKMDEAEYQAKIRDLQRAALVKRAVQAAQRENRQQQFLAEQVQLLCVNCMVAVGYGSDLRKVEGAHHVNVNPNFSIYYNVSRVPVVIDRTFKDWKPGGAIHCRNCGEPWGLQMIYKSLKLPALKVRSMLLETPQGRVQAKKWSRVPFLVHDFDYLQHCTQNLTDLSLD, from the exons ATGGAGCTGCGACCCTACCAGTGGGAGGTGATCATGCCTGCCCTGGAGGGCAAGAATATTATCATATGGCTGCCCACGGGGGCTGGGAAGACCCGGGCAGCCGCTTATGTGGCCAAGAGGCATCTGGAGACCGTGGATGGAGCCAAAGTGGTTGTGCTGGTCAACAGG gtgCACCTGGTGACCCAGCATTCCGAGGAGTTCAGCCGCATGCTGGACAAACGCTGGGCTATTATAACTCTGAGTGGGGACATGGGGCCACGAGCTGGCTTTGGCCACCTGGCCCGGAGCCATGACCTGCTCATCTGCACGGCCGAGCTGCTACAGATGGCGCTGACCAGCCCTGAGGAGGAGGAGCACGTGGAGCTCAACG ccTTCTCCCTGCTGGTGGTGGATGAGTGTCACCACACTCACAAAGACACCGTCTACAACATCATCCTGAGCCGGTATCTGCAGCACAAACTCCAGAGGACACGGCCCCTGCCCCAGATCCTGGGTCTCACAGCCTCCCCAGGCACTGGCGGGGCCTCCACACTCGACAAGGCCATTGACCACATCCTGCAG CTCTGTGCCAACCTGGACACATGGCGCATCATGTCACCCCAGGACTACCGCCCTCAGCTACAGGAGCACAGCCCTCAGCCCTGCAAACAGTACAACCTCTGCCACAGGCGCAGCCAG GACCCTTTTGGGGAAATGCTGAAGGACCTCATGGACCGAATCCACAGCCGCCTTGGGATGCCCGAGTTGAGCCGGGACTTTGGGAAGCAGACTTACGAGCAGCAGGTGGTGGAGCTGAGCCAGGAAG CGGCCAAGGCCGGGCTCCTTGAGCGCCGGGTGTACGCGCTTCACCTGCGGCGCTACAATGACGCACTGCTCATCCACGACACGGTCCGTGCTGTGGACGCGCTGGCCTCGCTGCGGGAGTTCTACGACAGGGAGCGCGCCACTAAGACCCAGGTCCTGCAAGCTGAGCGCTGGCTCCTGACACTGTTCAATG ACTACAAGAATAAGCTGGCCGACCTGGCAGACTGGAGCCCAGAGAACCCCAAACTGGAGACGCTAGAACAGATCCTGAGAGAGCAGCGCTGGAGCTCCGATGGCCCCCGGGGCATCATCTTCACCCAAACCCGCCAGAGCGCTCACTCCCTCCTGCTGTGGCTTCAGCAGCAACCCAGCCTGCAGACACTGGACATCAGGGCTGACCTGGTGATTGGGGCTGGCAACAGCAGCCAGAACACCCATATGACCCAG AAAGACCAGCAAGAAGTGATCCGGAAGTTTCGGATTGGCATCCTGAACCTCCTGGTGGCTACCAGCGTGGTGGAAGAAGGGCTGGACATCCCCCACTGCAACGTGGTGGTGCGCTATGGGCTGCTCACCAATGAGATCTCCATGGTCCAG gcCAGGGGCCGCGCCAGGGCTGGTCAGAGTGTGTACTCGTTTGTGGCCACTCAAGGCAGTCGTGAGCTGCGGCGGGAGCTGACCAACGAGGTGCTGGAGAGGTTGATGGAGCAGGCCGTGACTGCCGTGCAGAAGATGGACGAGGCCGAGTACCAGGCCAAG ATCCGGGATCTGCAGCGGGCAGCCCTGGTCAAGCGGGCCGTGCAGGCAGCCCAGCGGGAGAACCGGCAGCAGCAGTTCCTGGCTGAGCAGGTGCAGCTTCTCTGCGTCAACTGCATGGTGGCCGTGGGCTATGGGAGTGACCTGCGGAAGGTGGAGGGCGCCCACCATGTCAACGTGAACCCCAACTTCTC gaTCTACTACAATGTCTCCCGGGTGCCTGTGGTCATTGACCGAACCTTCAAGGACTGGAAGCCTGGGGGTGCCATTCACTGCAGGAACTGTGGGGAG CCCTGGGGTCTGCAGATGATCTACAAGTCATTGAAGCTGCCAGCGCTCAAAGTTCGCAGCATGCTTTTAGAGACACCCCAAGGGAGAGTCCAGGCCAAGAAGTGGTCCCGCGTGCCCTTCCTCGTGCATGACTTCGACTACCTGCAGCACTGTACCCAGAACCTGACCGACCTGTCCCTGGATTGA
- the KAT2A gene encoding histone acetyltransferase KAT2A isoform X2, with amino-acid sequence MAEPTQASTPAPATQSRPLQSPAPAPTPTPAPSPASAPTPAPTPAPAPAPAAAPAGSTGTGAPGVGSGGTGSGGDPARPGLSQQQRASQRKAQVRGLPRAKKLEKLGVFSACKANETCKCNGWKNPKPPTAPRMDLQQPAANLSELCRSCEHPLADHVSHLENVSEEEINRLLGMVVDVENLFMSVHKEEDTDTKQVYFYLFKLLRKCILQMTRPVVEGSLGSPPFEKPNIEQGVLNFVQYKFSHLAPRERQTMFELSKMFLLCLNYWKLETPAQFRQRSQAEDVATYKVNYTRWLCYCHVPQSCDSLPRYETTHIFGRSLLRSIFTVTRRQLLEKFRVEKDKLVPEKRTLILTHFPKFLSMLEEEIYGANSPIWESGFTMPPSEGTQLVPRPATVSAAVVPSAPIFSPAIGGSSNSSLSLDSGGAEPMPGEKRKLPENLTLEDAKRLRVMGDIPMELVNEVMLTITDPAAMLGPETSLLSANAARDETARLEERRGIIEFHVIGNSLTPKANRRVLLWLVGLQNVFSHQLPRMPKEYIARLVFDPKHKTLALIKDGRVIGGICFRMFPTQGFTEIVFCAVTSNEQVKGYGTHLMNHLKEYHIKHNILYFLTYADEYAIGYFKKQGFSKDIKVPKSRYLGYIKDYEGATLMECELNPRIPYTELSHIIKKQKEIIKKLIERKQAQIRKVYPGLSCFKEGVRQIPVESVPGIRETGWKPLGKEKGKELKDPDQLYTTLKNLLAQIKSHPSAWPFMEPVKKSEAPDYYEVIRFPIDLKTMTERLRSRYYVTRKLFVADLQRVIANCREYNPPDSEYCRCASALEKFFYFKLKEGGLIDK; translated from the exons ATGGCGGAACCTACCCAGGCCTCGACCCCGGCGCCGGCCACGCAGTCCCGCCCTCTTCagtctcctgcccctgccccaactCCGACTCCTGCCCCCAGTCCGGCTTCAGCCCCAACTCCAGCTCCCACTCCGgcaccagcccctgccccagctgcAGCTCCAGCCGGGAGCACAGGGACTGGGGCTCCCGGGGTAGGAAGTGGGGGGACCGGGAGCGGAGGGGATCCGGCTCGACCTGGCCTGAGCCAGCAGCAGCGCGCCAGCCAGAGGAAGGCGCAAGTCCGGGGGCTGCCGCGCGCCAAGAAGCTTGAGAAGCTAGGGGTCTTCTCGGCTTgcaag GCCAATGAAACCTGCAAGTGTAATGGCTGGAAAAACCCCAAGCCCCCCACTGCACCTCGCATGGACCTGCAGCAGCCAGCTGCCAACCTGAGCGAGCTGTGCCGCAGCTGTGAGCACCCCTTGG CTGACCACGTGTCCCACCTGGAGAATGTGTCGGAGGAGGAGATTAACCGGCTGCTAGGTATGGTGGTGGACGTTGAGAACCTATTCATGTCCGTTCACAAGGAGGAGGATACAGACACAAAGCAGGTGTATTTCTACCTCTTCAAG cttctgcGGAAATGCATCCTGCAGATGACCCGGCCTGTGGTGGAGGGCTCCCTGGGCAGTCCCCCATTTGAGAAGCCTAATATTGAGCAG GGCGTGCTGAACTTTGTGCAATACAAGTTTAGTCACCTGGCCCCTCGGGAGCGGCAGACGATGTTTGAGCTCTCAAAGATGTTCCTGCTCTGCCTTAACTACTGGAAGCTTGAGACGCCTGCCCAGTTTCGGCAGCGGTCTCAGGCAGAGGACGTGGCTACCTACAAGGTCAATTATACCAG ATGGCTCTGCTACTGCCACGTGCCCCAGAGCTGTGACAGCCTCCCCCGCTACGAGACCACTCACATCTTTGGGCGAAGCCTTCTCCGCTCTATCTTCACCGTGACCCGGCGACAGCTGCTAGAGAAATTCCGGGTGGAGAAGGACAAGCTGGTGCCTGAGAAGAGGACCCTCATCCTCACCCACTTCCCAAA ATTCCTGTCCATGCTGGAGGAGGAGATCTATGGGGCGAACTCTCCGATCTGGGAGTCGGGCTTCACCATGCCACCCTCAGAGGGGACCCAGCTGGTGCCCAGGCCAG CTACAGTCAGTGCGGCAGTTGTTCCCAGTGCCCCCATCTTCAGCCCCGCCATAGGTGGGAGCAGCAACAGCTCCTTGAGTTTGGATTCGGGAGGGGCTGAGCCCATGCCAG GTGAGAAGAGGAAGCTCCCAGAGAACCTGACCCTGGAGGATGCCAAGCGACTCCGTGTGATGGGCGACATCCCCATGGAGTTGGTCAACGAGGTCATGCTCACCATCACCGACCCTGCTGCCATGCTGGGGCCTGAG ACGAGCCTGCTGTCCGCCAACGCAGCCCGGGACGAGACGGCCCGCCTGGAGGAGCGCCGTGGCATCATCGAGTTCCACGTCATTGGCAACTCGCTGACGCCCAAGGCCAACCGGCGGGTGTTGCTCTGGCTTGTGGGGCTGCAGAACGTCTTCTCCCATCAGCTGCCACGCATGCCCAAGGAGTACATCGCCCGCCTCGTCTTTGACCC GAAGCACAAGACTCTGGCCTTGATCAAGGATGGGCGGGTCATTGGTGGGATCTGCTTCCGCATGTTTCCCACCCAGGGCTTCACAGAGATTGTCTTCTGTGCTGTCACCTCAAATGAGCAAGTCAAG ggctACGGGACTCACCTGATGAACCACTTGAAGGAGTATCACATCAAACACAACATTCTCTACTTCCTCACCTATGCCGACGAGTACGCCATTGGCTACTTCAAAAAGCAG GGCTTCTCCAAGGACATCAAGGTGCCCAAGAGCCGCTACCTGGGCTACATTAAGGACTATGAGGGTGCAACGTTGATGGAGTGTGAGCTGAATCCCCGGATCCCCTACACAGAGCTGTCCCATATCATCAAAAAGCAGAAggag ATCATCAAGAAGCTGATTGAACGCAAACAGGCCCAGATCCGAAAGGTCTACCCCGGGCTCAGCTGCTTCAAGGAGGGTGTGAGGCAGATCCCTGTGGAGAGTGTCCCCGGCATCC GAGAGACAGGCTGGAAGCcgttggggaaagagaaggg GAAGGAGCTAAAGGATCCAGACCAGCTCTACACAACCCTCAAAAACTTGCTGGCTCAGATCAAG TCACACCCCAGTGCCTGGCCATTCATGGAGCCCGTGAAGAAGTCGGAGGCCCCTGACTACTATGAGGTCATCCGCTTCCCTATCG ACCTGAAGACCATGACGGAGCGACTGCGCAGCCGCTACTATGTCACTCGGAAGCTCTTTGTGGCTGACCTGCAGCGGGTCATCGCTAACTGCCGCGAGTACAACCCCCCGGACAGCGAGTACTGCCGCTGCGCCAGTGCCCTGGAGAAGTTCTTCTACTTCAAGCTCAAGGAGGGGGGCCTCATTGACAAGTAG
- the KAT2A gene encoding histone acetyltransferase KAT2A isoform X1, whose protein sequence is MAEPTQASTPAPATQSRPLQSPAPAPTPTPAPSPASAPTPAPTPAPAPAPAAAPAGSTGTGAPGVGSGGTGSGGDPARPGLSQQQRASQRKAQVRGLPRAKKLEKLGVFSACKANETCKCNGWKNPKPPTAPRMDLQQPAANLSELCRSCEHPLADHVSHLENVSEEEINRLLGMVVDVENLFMSVHKEEDTDTKQVYFYLFKLLRKCILQMTRPVVEGSLGSPPFEKPNIEQGVLNFVQYKFSHLAPRERQTMFELSKMFLLCLNYWKLETPAQFRQRSQAEDVATYKVNYTRWLCYCHVPQSCDSLPRYETTHIFGRSLLRSIFTVTRRQLLEKFRVEKDKLVPEKRTLILTHFPKFLSMLEEEIYGANSPIWESGFTMPPSEGTQLVPRPGTRPATVSAAVVPSAPIFSPAIGGSSNSSLSLDSGGAEPMPGEKRKLPENLTLEDAKRLRVMGDIPMELVNEVMLTITDPAAMLGPETSLLSANAARDETARLEERRGIIEFHVIGNSLTPKANRRVLLWLVGLQNVFSHQLPRMPKEYIARLVFDPKHKTLALIKDGRVIGGICFRMFPTQGFTEIVFCAVTSNEQVKGYGTHLMNHLKEYHIKHNILYFLTYADEYAIGYFKKQGFSKDIKVPKSRYLGYIKDYEGATLMECELNPRIPYTELSHIIKKQKEIIKKLIERKQAQIRKVYPGLSCFKEGVRQIPVESVPGIRETGWKPLGKEKGKELKDPDQLYTTLKNLLAQIKSHPSAWPFMEPVKKSEAPDYYEVIRFPIDLKTMTERLRSRYYVTRKLFVADLQRVIANCREYNPPDSEYCRCASALEKFFYFKLKEGGLIDK, encoded by the exons ATGGCGGAACCTACCCAGGCCTCGACCCCGGCGCCGGCCACGCAGTCCCGCCCTCTTCagtctcctgcccctgccccaactCCGACTCCTGCCCCCAGTCCGGCTTCAGCCCCAACTCCAGCTCCCACTCCGgcaccagcccctgccccagctgcAGCTCCAGCCGGGAGCACAGGGACTGGGGCTCCCGGGGTAGGAAGTGGGGGGACCGGGAGCGGAGGGGATCCGGCTCGACCTGGCCTGAGCCAGCAGCAGCGCGCCAGCCAGAGGAAGGCGCAAGTCCGGGGGCTGCCGCGCGCCAAGAAGCTTGAGAAGCTAGGGGTCTTCTCGGCTTgcaag GCCAATGAAACCTGCAAGTGTAATGGCTGGAAAAACCCCAAGCCCCCCACTGCACCTCGCATGGACCTGCAGCAGCCAGCTGCCAACCTGAGCGAGCTGTGCCGCAGCTGTGAGCACCCCTTGG CTGACCACGTGTCCCACCTGGAGAATGTGTCGGAGGAGGAGATTAACCGGCTGCTAGGTATGGTGGTGGACGTTGAGAACCTATTCATGTCCGTTCACAAGGAGGAGGATACAGACACAAAGCAGGTGTATTTCTACCTCTTCAAG cttctgcGGAAATGCATCCTGCAGATGACCCGGCCTGTGGTGGAGGGCTCCCTGGGCAGTCCCCCATTTGAGAAGCCTAATATTGAGCAG GGCGTGCTGAACTTTGTGCAATACAAGTTTAGTCACCTGGCCCCTCGGGAGCGGCAGACGATGTTTGAGCTCTCAAAGATGTTCCTGCTCTGCCTTAACTACTGGAAGCTTGAGACGCCTGCCCAGTTTCGGCAGCGGTCTCAGGCAGAGGACGTGGCTACCTACAAGGTCAATTATACCAG ATGGCTCTGCTACTGCCACGTGCCCCAGAGCTGTGACAGCCTCCCCCGCTACGAGACCACTCACATCTTTGGGCGAAGCCTTCTCCGCTCTATCTTCACCGTGACCCGGCGACAGCTGCTAGAGAAATTCCGGGTGGAGAAGGACAAGCTGGTGCCTGAGAAGAGGACCCTCATCCTCACCCACTTCCCAAA ATTCCTGTCCATGCTGGAGGAGGAGATCTATGGGGCGAACTCTCCGATCTGGGAGTCGGGCTTCACCATGCCACCCTCAGAGGGGACCCAGCTGGTGCCCAGGCCAGGTACACGCCCTG CTACAGTCAGTGCGGCAGTTGTTCCCAGTGCCCCCATCTTCAGCCCCGCCATAGGTGGGAGCAGCAACAGCTCCTTGAGTTTGGATTCGGGAGGGGCTGAGCCCATGCCAG GTGAGAAGAGGAAGCTCCCAGAGAACCTGACCCTGGAGGATGCCAAGCGACTCCGTGTGATGGGCGACATCCCCATGGAGTTGGTCAACGAGGTCATGCTCACCATCACCGACCCTGCTGCCATGCTGGGGCCTGAG ACGAGCCTGCTGTCCGCCAACGCAGCCCGGGACGAGACGGCCCGCCTGGAGGAGCGCCGTGGCATCATCGAGTTCCACGTCATTGGCAACTCGCTGACGCCCAAGGCCAACCGGCGGGTGTTGCTCTGGCTTGTGGGGCTGCAGAACGTCTTCTCCCATCAGCTGCCACGCATGCCCAAGGAGTACATCGCCCGCCTCGTCTTTGACCC GAAGCACAAGACTCTGGCCTTGATCAAGGATGGGCGGGTCATTGGTGGGATCTGCTTCCGCATGTTTCCCACCCAGGGCTTCACAGAGATTGTCTTCTGTGCTGTCACCTCAAATGAGCAAGTCAAG ggctACGGGACTCACCTGATGAACCACTTGAAGGAGTATCACATCAAACACAACATTCTCTACTTCCTCACCTATGCCGACGAGTACGCCATTGGCTACTTCAAAAAGCAG GGCTTCTCCAAGGACATCAAGGTGCCCAAGAGCCGCTACCTGGGCTACATTAAGGACTATGAGGGTGCAACGTTGATGGAGTGTGAGCTGAATCCCCGGATCCCCTACACAGAGCTGTCCCATATCATCAAAAAGCAGAAggag ATCATCAAGAAGCTGATTGAACGCAAACAGGCCCAGATCCGAAAGGTCTACCCCGGGCTCAGCTGCTTCAAGGAGGGTGTGAGGCAGATCCCTGTGGAGAGTGTCCCCGGCATCC GAGAGACAGGCTGGAAGCcgttggggaaagagaaggg GAAGGAGCTAAAGGATCCAGACCAGCTCTACACAACCCTCAAAAACTTGCTGGCTCAGATCAAG TCACACCCCAGTGCCTGGCCATTCATGGAGCCCGTGAAGAAGTCGGAGGCCCCTGACTACTATGAGGTCATCCGCTTCCCTATCG ACCTGAAGACCATGACGGAGCGACTGCGCAGCCGCTACTATGTCACTCGGAAGCTCTTTGTGGCTGACCTGCAGCGGGTCATCGCTAACTGCCGCGAGTACAACCCCCCGGACAGCGAGTACTGCCGCTGCGCCAGTGCCCTGGAGAAGTTCTTCTACTTCAAGCTCAAGGAGGGGGGCCTCATTGACAAGTAG
- the HSPB9 gene encoding LOW QUALITY PROTEIN: heat shock protein beta-9 (The sequence of the model RefSeq protein was modified relative to this genomic sequence to represent the inferred CDS: inserted 1 base in 1 codon; substituted 1 base at 1 genomic stop codon): protein MQRVGSRLPNGXSPCPSTAFAKHNQVATHPVRLLGVNEAASQNNFPVEGGFQMKVDSYGFTPDELLVQVDGRCLMMTGQRQLEGCRPDGVGYRVAQRVHRQIQPLPDLDPTAISCSLTPSGQLCIQGQCRALPSSEAXIVPSSRLQSRDSKKGQPSLTQ, encoded by the exons ATGCAGCGAGTTGGTAGCCGTCTCCCCAACG AGTCTCCCTGTCCCAGCACAGCCTTCGCTAAACATAACCAGGTGGCCACGCACCCGGTACGGCTGCTTGGGGTCAATGAGGCAGCTTCTCAGAACAACTTCCCTGTGGAGGGTGGCTTCCAGATGAAGGTGGATTCGTACGGCTTCACCCCCGACGAGCTGCTGGTGCAGGTGGACGGCCGGTGTCTGATGATGACGGGCCAGCGGCAACTGGAGGGCTGCAGGCCGGATGGGGTCGGCTACCGCGTGGCGCAGAGAGTGCACCGACAGATACAACCACTGCCGGACCTGGATCCCACCGCCATTTCCTGCAGCCTGACCCCTTCGGGCCAGCTGTGCATCCAAGGCCAGTGCCGGGCGCTGCCTTCCTCTGAGGCCTAAATAGTCCCATCCTCAAGACTCCAGAGCCGTGACTCTAAGAAGGGTCAACCTAGCCTGACCCAGTAA
- the RAB5C gene encoding ras-related protein Rab-5C yields the protein MAGRGGAARPNGPAAGNKICQFKLVLLGESAVGKSSLVLRFVKGQFHEYQESTIGAAFLTQTVCLDDTTVKFEIWDTAGQERYHSLAPMYYRGAQAAIVVYDITNTDTFARAKNWVKELQRQASPNIVIALAGNKADLASKRAVEFQEAQAYAEDNSLLFMETSAKTAMNVNEIFMAIAKKLPKNEPQNAAGAPGRNRGVDLQENNPASRSQCCSN from the exons ATGGCGGGTCGGGGAGGTGCAGCGCGACCCAACGGACCGGCTGCTGGGAACAAGATCTGTCAATTTAAGCTGGTCCTGCTAGGGGAGTCTGCGGTGGGCAAATCCAGCCTCGTGCTCCGCTTTGTCAAGGGACAGTTCCATGAGTACCAGGAGAGCACAATTGGAG CGGCCTTCCTCACACAGACGGTCTGTTTGGACGACACAACAGTCAAATTCGAGATCTGGGACACAGCTGGACAGGAGCGGTATCACAGCCTGGCCCCCATGTACTATCGGGGGGCCCAAGCTGCCATCGTGGTCTATGACATCACCAACACA GATACGTTTGCACGGGCCAAGAACTGGGTGAAGGAGCTGCAGAGGCAGGCCAGCCCCAACATCGTCATCGCGCTCGCAGGGAACAAGGCAGACCTGGCCAGCAAGAGAGCTGTGGAGTTCCAG GAAGCACAAGCCTATGCGGAAGACAACAGTCTGCTGTTCATGGAGACGTCAGCAAAGACCGCGATGAACGTGAATGAAATTTTCATGGCGATAG CTAAGAAGCTTCCCAAGAATGAGCCCCAGAATGCAGCTGGCGCTCCAGGCCGGAACCGAGGCGTGGACCTCCAGGAGAACAACCCAGCCAGCCGGAGCCAGTGCTGCAGCAACTGA